One window of the Piliocolobus tephrosceles isolate RC106 chromosome 17, ASM277652v3, whole genome shotgun sequence genome contains the following:
- the B3GNT9 gene encoding UDP-GlcNAc:betaGal beta-1,3-N-acetylglucosaminyltransferase 9 isoform X1, whose protein sequence is MAGVERIRPQHEGGGRGRGRGSRLPARSWVAVLGRSEAAKELATWVNFSSLQAARPGGATRPEGGEQREGLNCRSLEPPPGAWPPAPSSGRAGLPAPCRRLRPLQGREGAGRAEMRRLRLRRDASLTLLLCASLGLLLYAQRDGATPTTSAPRARGRAAPRPTPQPRAFQLPDAGAAPPAYEGDTPVPPTPTGPFDFARYLRAKDQRRFPLLINQPHKCRSDGAPGGRPDLLIAVKSVAEDFQRRQAVRQTWGAEGRVQGALVRRVFLLGVPRGAGSGGADEVGEGARTHWRALLQAESLAYADILLWAFDDTFFNLTLKEIHFLAWASAFCPDVRFVFKGDADVFVNVGNLLEFLASRDPAQDLLAGDVIVQARPIRTRASKYYIPEGVYGLPAYPPYAGGGGFVLSGATLHRLAGACAQVELFPIDDVFLGMCLQRLRLTPEPHPAFRTFGIPQPSAAPHLSTFDPCFYRELVLVHGLSAADIWLMWRLLHGPHGPACAHPQPVVAGPFQWDS, encoded by the coding sequence ATGGCAGGGGTGGAAAGGATTCGGCCTCAGCACGAGGGAGGCGGGCGGGGGAGGGGCCGCGGCTCCCGTCTCCCTGCCCGGTCCTGGGTCGCAGTCCTGGGCCGGAGCGAGGCCGCCAAGGAGTTGGCTACATGGGTGAACTTCTCGTCCCTTCAGGCTGCCCGTCCTGGCGGTGCGACACGGCCGGAAGGAGGAGAACAACGCGAGGGGCTCAACTGCCGGTCGCTGGAGCCCCCCCCCGGGGCGTGGCCTCCCGCCCCCTCATCTGGGAGGGCGGGGCTCCCTGCCCCCTGCCGCCGACTGCGACCCTTACAGGGGAGGGAGGGCGCAGGCCGCGCGGAGATGAGGAGGCTGCGCCTACGCAGGGACGCGTCGCTCACGCTGCTCCTTTGCGCCTCCCTGGGTCTCCTACTCTACGCGCAGCGCGACGGCGCGACCCCGACGACTAGCGCGCCAAGAGCGCGAGGGAGGGCGGCACCAAGGCCCACCCCCCAGCCCCGCGCGTTCCAATTACCCGACGCGGGTGCAGCCCCACCGGCCTACGAAGGAGACACACCGGTGCCGCCCACGCCCACAGGACCCTTTGACTTCGCCCGCTATTTGCGCGCCAAGGACCAGCGGCGGTTTCCGCTGCTCATTAACCAACCGCACAAGTGCCGCAGCGACGGAGCACCCGGTGGCCGCCCAGACCTGCTTATTGCTGTCAAGTCGGTGGCAGAGGACTTCCAGCGGCGCCAAGCCGTGCGCCAGACGTGGGGCGCGGAGGGTCGGGTGCAGGGGGCGCTGGTGCGCCGCGTGTTCTTGCTGGGCGTGCCCAGGGGCGCAGGCTCGGGCGGGGCCGACGAAGTTGGGGAGGGGGCACGAACCCATTGGCGCGCCCTGCTGCAGGCCGAGAGCCTTGCCTATGCGGACATCCTGCTCTGGGCCTTCGACGACACCTTTTTTAACCTAACGCTCAAGGAGATCCACTTTCTAGCCTGGGCCTCAGCTTTCTGCCCCGACGTGCGCTTCGTTTTTAAGGGCGACGCCGATGTGTTCGTGAACGTGGGGAATCTCCTGGAGTTCCTGGCGTCGCGGGATCCGGCGCAAGACCTGCTTGCTGGTGACGTAATTGTGCAGGCTCGGCCCATCCGCACGCGGGCTAGCAAGTACTACATCCCCGAGGGCGTGTACGGCCTGCCCGCCTATCCGCCCTACGCGGGCGGCGGTGGCTTTGTGCTTTCCGGGGCCACGCTGCACCGCCTGGCTGGCGCCTGTGCGCAGGTCGAGCTCTTCCCCATCGACGACGTCTTTCTGGGCATGTGTCTGCAGCGCCTGCGGCTCACGCCCGAGCCTCACCCTGCTTTCCGCACCTTTGGCATACCCCAGCCTTCAGCCGCGCCGCATCTGAGCACCTTCGACCCCTGCTTTTACCGCGAGCTGGTTCTAGTGCACGGGCTCTCAGCCGCTGACATTTGGCTTATGTGGCGCCTGCTGCACGGGCCGCATGGGCCAGCCTGTGCGCATCCACAGCCTGTCGTTGCAGGCCCCTTCCAATGGGACTCCTAG
- the B3GNT9 gene encoding UDP-GlcNAc:betaGal beta-1,3-N-acetylglucosaminyltransferase 9 isoform X2, producing the protein MRRLRLRRDASLTLLLCASLGLLLYAQRDGATPTTSAPRARGRAAPRPTPQPRAFQLPDAGAAPPAYEGDTPVPPTPTGPFDFARYLRAKDQRRFPLLINQPHKCRSDGAPGGRPDLLIAVKSVAEDFQRRQAVRQTWGAEGRVQGALVRRVFLLGVPRGAGSGGADEVGEGARTHWRALLQAESLAYADILLWAFDDTFFNLTLKEIHFLAWASAFCPDVRFVFKGDADVFVNVGNLLEFLASRDPAQDLLAGDVIVQARPIRTRASKYYIPEGVYGLPAYPPYAGGGGFVLSGATLHRLAGACAQVELFPIDDVFLGMCLQRLRLTPEPHPAFRTFGIPQPSAAPHLSTFDPCFYRELVLVHGLSAADIWLMWRLLHGPHGPACAHPQPVVAGPFQWDS; encoded by the coding sequence ATGAGGAGGCTGCGCCTACGCAGGGACGCGTCGCTCACGCTGCTCCTTTGCGCCTCCCTGGGTCTCCTACTCTACGCGCAGCGCGACGGCGCGACCCCGACGACTAGCGCGCCAAGAGCGCGAGGGAGGGCGGCACCAAGGCCCACCCCCCAGCCCCGCGCGTTCCAATTACCCGACGCGGGTGCAGCCCCACCGGCCTACGAAGGAGACACACCGGTGCCGCCCACGCCCACAGGACCCTTTGACTTCGCCCGCTATTTGCGCGCCAAGGACCAGCGGCGGTTTCCGCTGCTCATTAACCAACCGCACAAGTGCCGCAGCGACGGAGCACCCGGTGGCCGCCCAGACCTGCTTATTGCTGTCAAGTCGGTGGCAGAGGACTTCCAGCGGCGCCAAGCCGTGCGCCAGACGTGGGGCGCGGAGGGTCGGGTGCAGGGGGCGCTGGTGCGCCGCGTGTTCTTGCTGGGCGTGCCCAGGGGCGCAGGCTCGGGCGGGGCCGACGAAGTTGGGGAGGGGGCACGAACCCATTGGCGCGCCCTGCTGCAGGCCGAGAGCCTTGCCTATGCGGACATCCTGCTCTGGGCCTTCGACGACACCTTTTTTAACCTAACGCTCAAGGAGATCCACTTTCTAGCCTGGGCCTCAGCTTTCTGCCCCGACGTGCGCTTCGTTTTTAAGGGCGACGCCGATGTGTTCGTGAACGTGGGGAATCTCCTGGAGTTCCTGGCGTCGCGGGATCCGGCGCAAGACCTGCTTGCTGGTGACGTAATTGTGCAGGCTCGGCCCATCCGCACGCGGGCTAGCAAGTACTACATCCCCGAGGGCGTGTACGGCCTGCCCGCCTATCCGCCCTACGCGGGCGGCGGTGGCTTTGTGCTTTCCGGGGCCACGCTGCACCGCCTGGCTGGCGCCTGTGCGCAGGTCGAGCTCTTCCCCATCGACGACGTCTTTCTGGGCATGTGTCTGCAGCGCCTGCGGCTCACGCCCGAGCCTCACCCTGCTTTCCGCACCTTTGGCATACCCCAGCCTTCAGCCGCGCCGCATCTGAGCACCTTCGACCCCTGCTTTTACCGCGAGCTGGTTCTAGTGCACGGGCTCTCAGCCGCTGACATTTGGCTTATGTGGCGCCTGCTGCACGGGCCGCATGGGCCAGCCTGTGCGCATCCACAGCCTGTCGTTGCAGGCCCCTTCCAATGGGACTCCTAG
- the TRADD gene encoding tumor necrosis factor receptor type 1-associated DEATH domain protein isoform X2 has translation MAAGQNGHEEWVGSAYLFVESSLDKVVLSDAYAHPQQKVAVYRALQAALAEIGGSPEVLQMLKIHRSDPQLIVQLRFCGRQPCGRFLRAYREGALRAALQRSLAAALAQRSVALQLELRAGAERLDALLEDEERCLSCILAQQPDRLRDEELAELEDALRNLKCGSGTQGGDGEVTLAPSQAPVPSLSEVKPPPAQTFLFQGQPVVNRPLSLQDQQTFARSVGLKWRKVGRSLQRGCRALRDPALDSLAYEYEREGLYEQAFQLLRRFVQAEGRRATLQRLVEALEENELTSLAEDLLGLTDPNGGLA, from the exons GCAAAATGGGCACGAAGAGTGGGTGGGCAGCGCATACCTGTTTGTGGAATCCTCGCTGGACAAGGTGGTCCTGTCGGATGCCTACGCGCACCCCCAGCAGAAGGTGGCAGTGTACAGGGCTCTGCAGGCTGCCTTGGCAG AGATCGGCGGGAGCCCAGAAGTGCTGCAGATGCTGAAGATCCACCGCAGCGACCCGCAGCTGATTGTGCAGCTGCGATTCTGCGGTCGGCAGCCCTGCGGCCGCTTCCTCCGCGCCTACCGCGAGGGGGCGCTGCGCGCCGCGCTGCAGAGGAGCCTGGCGGCCGCGCTCGCCCAGCGTTCCGTGGCGCTGCAACTGGAGCTGCGCGCCGGCGCCGAGCGGCTGGACGCTTTGCTGGAGGACGAGGAGCGCTGTTTGAGTTGTATCCTGGCCCAGCAG CCCGACCGGCTCCGGGATGAAGAACTGGCCGAGCTGGAGGATGCGCTGCGAAATCTGAAGTGCGGCTCAGGGACCCAGGGTGGCGACGGGGAGGTCACATTGGCCCCCTCACAGGCCCCGGTGCCCTCTCTGTCGGAGGTGAAGCCGCCACCTGCCCAGACTTTTCTGTTCCAGGGTCAGCCTGTAG TGAACCGGCCGCTGAGCCTGCAGGACCAACAGACGTTCGCGCGCTCCGTGGGCCTCAAATGGCGCAAGGTGGGGCGTTCCCTGCAGCGGGGCTGCCGGGCGCTGCGGGACCCGGCGCTGGATTCGCTGGCCTACGAGTACGAGCGCGAGGGACTATACGAGCAGGCCTTCCAACTGCTGCGGCGCTTCGTGCAGGCTGAGGGCCGCCGCGCCACGCTGCAGCGCCTGGTCGAGGCACTTGAGGAGAACGAGCTCACCAGCCTGGCAGAGGACTTGCTGGGCCTGACCGATCCCAATGGCGGCCTGGCCTAG
- the TRADD gene encoding tumor necrosis factor receptor type 1-associated DEATH domain protein isoform X3 — protein sequence MLKIHRSDPQLIVQLRFCGRQPCGRFLRAYREGALRAALQRSLAAALAQRSVALQLELRAGAERLDALLEDEERCLSCILAQQPDRLRDEELAELEDALRNLKCGSGTQGGDGEVTLAPSQAPVPSLSEVKPPPAQTFLFQGQPVVNRPLSLQDQQTFARSVGLKWRKVGRSLQRGCRALRDPALDSLAYEYEREGLYEQAFQLLRRFVQAEGRRATLQRLVEALEENELTSLAEDLLGLTDPNGGLA from the exons ATGCTGAAGATCCACCGCAGCGACCCGCAGCTGATTGTGCAGCTGCGATTCTGCGGTCGGCAGCCCTGCGGCCGCTTCCTCCGCGCCTACCGCGAGGGGGCGCTGCGCGCCGCGCTGCAGAGGAGCCTGGCGGCCGCGCTCGCCCAGCGTTCCGTGGCGCTGCAACTGGAGCTGCGCGCCGGCGCCGAGCGGCTGGACGCTTTGCTGGAGGACGAGGAGCGCTGTTTGAGTTGTATCCTGGCCCAGCAG CCCGACCGGCTCCGGGATGAAGAACTGGCCGAGCTGGAGGATGCGCTGCGAAATCTGAAGTGCGGCTCAGGGACCCAGGGTGGCGACGGGGAGGTCACATTGGCCCCCTCACAGGCCCCGGTGCCCTCTCTGTCGGAGGTGAAGCCGCCACCTGCCCAGACTTTTCTGTTCCAGGGTCAGCCTGTAG TGAACCGGCCGCTGAGCCTGCAGGACCAACAGACGTTCGCGCGCTCCGTGGGCCTCAAATGGCGCAAGGTGGGGCGTTCCCTGCAGCGGGGCTGCCGGGCGCTGCGGGACCCGGCGCTGGATTCGCTGGCCTACGAGTACGAGCGCGAGGGACTATACGAGCAGGCCTTCCAACTGCTGCGGCGCTTCGTGCAGGCTGAGGGCCGCCGCGCCACGCTGCAGCGCCTGGTCGAGGCACTTGAGGAGAACGAGCTCACCAGCCTGGCAGAGGACTTGCTGGGCCTGACCGATCCCAATGGCGGCCTGGCCTAG